The following coding sequences lie in one Bacteroidota bacterium genomic window:
- a CDS encoding VCBS repeat-containing protein, which yields MLHYFRCIFLLLTVTTASVFPQLQFAAKKDLPTGEGPISIALGDFNGDGKLDIVCANYKSNTISLLLNATPPDGSAPSFLPKIDLHTEEKPMAVAVGDFNGDGKPDFVVANYLSNNISIFLNTSRQDSASPSFAVKEDVPTEERPISLFVADFNGDGRPDLAVANYKSNSISVFLNTTSRGSSSVSFAQRIDLPAGTRPVFVTAGDLNGDGRPDIVAANYRSNSISIFFNETPANGTAPVFSRGTEVQAGERPMTVAIGDVNGDEKNDILVADQGSNSISVLMNAAERGAATPLFLVKTELITGANPQAVCFIDAVGKGKSDVAAGNYNSGTISIFINTTVHGSTVPAFSLKKDIPSGVGPSFLAVGNLSGSGLNDLAVANYGSNSISVFFISNASGRQPPK from the coding sequence ATGCTCCATTACTTTCGCTGCATTTTCCTTCTCCTGACCGTCACGACGGCGTCAGTCTTCCCACAGCTTCAATTCGCGGCTAAAAAAGATCTTCCGACAGGGGAAGGGCCGATCTCGATTGCTCTCGGCGATTTCAACGGCGATGGAAAGCTTGATATTGTTTGTGCGAACTATAAATCCAATACCATCTCGTTGCTGCTTAATGCCACTCCCCCGGATGGATCGGCGCCTTCCTTCCTGCCCAAAATAGACCTGCACACAGAAGAAAAGCCGATGGCAGTTGCCGTCGGTGATTTTAACGGTGACGGCAAACCAGACTTTGTGGTCGCGAACTATCTTTCCAATAACATTTCGATCTTTCTCAATACATCACGGCAAGACTCAGCCAGCCCCTCATTTGCAGTAAAAGAAGATGTTCCGACTGAAGAAAGGCCTATTTCCCTCTTTGTTGCGGATTTCAACGGCGATGGAAGGCCTGATCTAGCGGTTGCGAACTACAAGTCAAACTCGATCTCCGTATTTCTCAACACGACTTCGCGCGGCAGTTCATCCGTTTCTTTCGCACAGCGAATTGACCTTCCGGCTGGAACGCGTCCGGTTTTCGTAACCGCCGGAGATCTGAACGGTGACGGCCGTCCCGACATTGTGGCTGCAAATTATCGCTCCAATTCCATTTCAATATTTTTCAATGAAACCCCGGCGAACGGAACGGCTCCTGTTTTTTCAAGGGGGACGGAAGTGCAGGCGGGGGAACGTCCGATGACTGTTGCTATTGGAGATGTAAATGGAGACGAGAAAAACGATATTCTTGTCGCCGATCAGGGATCGAATTCAATCTCCGTGTTGATGAACGCCGCTGAAAGGGGAGCTGCAACGCCGTTGTTTTTGGTGAAAACAGAATTGATCACGGGGGCCAATCCGCAGGCAGTCTGTTTTATCGATGCAGTTGGAAAAGGGAAGAGTGATGTTGCGGCAGGAAACTATAATTCGGGGACGATCTCAATTTTCATCAATACAACGGTTCATGGATCGACCGTCCCCGCGTTTTCATTGAAAAAGGACATTCCCTCCGGGGTCGGTCCTTCATTTCTGGCCGTGGGAAATTTATCTGGTTCAGGCTTGAACGATCTTGCAGTTGCTAATTACGGTTCAAATTCGATCTCGGTCTTCTTCATCTCAAATGCTTCGGGCCGTCAGCCGCCTAAATAG